The nucleotide window tataattatagcatttgCACTACCTTGATTCCTTATATTGTCTGTATTGATAGTTTAAAGCGATAAGGTGTCCTTTGCACATTCTAACTCGAATAACtttatgtgtatttaattttccttttgTGTACAATATTGACATGTTtctttctatattataaaattgttttaagaataaaaaacgtTATAAACTCAGTATGCACAACAATTAAGGTTATTGACAGTaaaattcaataacaataaaaaagctACAAATATTTCGGTATTCTATCCccttaaaatatttgaacaaaaataagGCTTTTATCCTTATcttgtgtaataatatattaacgcaTTTACCAAATAAGTCATTTCAGCTGGTCCCTGTCCACATCGCGTGAGCCGAACATTGGAAATTTGATCttttcaagttaaaaaaaaatgtatttattgaagaataataattattattagttatataccAATTGTTTCACGgttgcatattttaatattcaatttattgcgTTTGAACATGAAACACTAAGTTTGCGCACATAATTACATTATGAAATTCTGAAGATATactcgaatatatatttttattatacaataaaggtAAATGAAAGTTTCTGTTCTAAAGGTTATTGtagaatgaattattaataaataaatatctttaggTGAAAGATATAGTatagttctttatttaaattgacaatTTCGTAAAACAATTGTAACGATAGGATGGAAATAGGGTTCTTACGTCATCTTGCTTCATACGCCTCAGTGGCTTAGCAGACACACAGACATACATGATTgcattagcatttataatattaatatagattattgAGTTGTCAGTCTAACTTAATAAGGCGCAATTCTTATCAAAATCTTAGCAACTAGTCGAAGTTTGTAAGTTGGTAAAACATGCCTGCGTTTTTCTCTTATCAATCtaatttgccgtcccatccaTAAGATTGAGGATATATAAATGAACTTGTGcttgagcacacacttgtgcactgtaatatgtcctgtgcagttggatTTCGTAAGTGTAGCCGCCATCGCCGATatcggtcaggaagacatcaGCATCTAGTAGTCTCCGCTCGTCTCCAGTCCGCGTTTGCTCAGCGCTAATTTGtaacagtattttaaatatatattaatattgtttattttggttAATGCATAGATCGGAACGTTATTTCTTGTCCTTGAATTGATATTGACGTCTGACGGCGTCGTGCTTGAAGTCATTTAGTGTAACGAACTAATTCTTCTCACATCCCACAAGTAATATCACCCATCCCATGGCTGCACTCTTTATGTGTGCGAAGACCAAGAAGTTGGGAGTGCTTACTCCCAAAAAGAATAGTGTCTCACtagtaaaaaatagtaacagcctgtgaataccccgcagctgggctaaggccccatctcctttttgaggaggtttggagcttatcccaccatgctgttctaatgcgggttagaggatacacatgcggcaggatttgagtgaaattagacacatgcaggtttcctctcaatgtgttttccttcaccgctgagcatgagtaattataaacatacatgaagcatatgaaaattcagtatatGTCGGGATTTGTACCCGCGattatcagttaagattcacgcgttctaaccattgggccatctcaaGCCGTATTTCGGGATATCAACCCTTTCTAATCAtcgtaatatttgttttcataattgttcaaattattacaattctacaatgttttatgattatcaCCTGTCTATACCGTAGATTAATTGTCGATATGTTGTTTAATGCTCAACTATATACGCGAGATCTATGTTGACCGGTCAGTTAGTCACGAGACGCGcctattttactggtggtagagctttgtgcaagctcgtctgggtagttaccacccactcatcagatgttctaccgcaaaacagcagtacttggtattgttgtgttccggtttgaagggtgagtgagccagtgtaattacaggcacaagggacataacatcttagttcccaaggttggtggcgcattggtgatgtaagcgatggttagcatttcttacaacgccattgtctatgggcgttggcgaccacttaccatcaagtgacccatatgctcatccaccaTCCATACCTATAGTAGGTGATGATACTCACTAAGACTTgccatatatttacaaaaatgtattatatgtatatatctatgtgtataatatatttttatttattttttagtagacCCAGACGAAGCTCATCtcacacaaagtcctaccaccaattaCCACTAAGTTTTCACGTACCTCAAGTTGTATCGTGTTTAactctttaaaattttaaaaatccgtTCAAGTAAACAACGAGGGCCTTTTTAATTTGACATGCGTTCCGGGAATCTTGCTTTTAGATAAAACAAGTACCAAGtacataaagaatatatatttacaaatcgaaatttcatccaacatatgaagtttattttgaatggcgaacataaaaaaaaaattatattatagacaGTAATTAAGCACACGAAGTGTCAGTACACCGCTGATTAATTTTATCGTGAGctttatttttcacttttagatgaataatttcataatatacaaaatatagcgattatttataatcagttacctaccaaaatatatatttgaatatacatTAGCCTGGACTAGAGCAGAGTGACATAACAGGTGGACGTAAAGAGAATATTAGAACGTTATTGCCATGCCTTAATAGtacgttaaatataataatatataataataattcataaatatatttagggatcttttttttttttttatagaatacgaaggtggacgagcatatgggccacctgatggtaagtggtcaccaaacgcccttagacattggcattgtaagaaatgtcaaccatcgcttatagccaatgcgccaccaaccttgggaactaagattttatgtcccttgtgcctgtaattacactggctcactcacccttcaaaccggaacacaacaatatcaagtatcgctgttttgcggtagaatatctgatgagtgggtggtacctacccagacgggcttgcacaaagccctaccaccagtatcttaCTAGTTATAATACTACCCTatcttaatattgtaatatatttagatatatggTTTATTCCGCAATATAATCTATGCCTAGATTAATTAATGACCTATTTCGACCGTGATTATGTAGTATGAATAAATTCACGAACTTTCCTATAATAATAGtacactaatataataatattagtgtgataaactaattataataatcatattaaatgaatataaaataaaggtaaTTCTAGACGAGGGTCATAAACCtcccttttaaaaatattttactgtaagTACTGTCCGATGTTATAAATGTTACACcgaaaattagttaaaaagaaaaataatatgtatatcttttttattacattctaaACATCACTGTAAAATCTTATGTTTTgtatcgttaaaaaaaataaataacttattgctgttttatttaacataatatataatatttatcatatttacgAATTAAATCGGACAATTCaaacttaaaactttttaaatttataatgtgttaTTCCCACTTTCtctctttttattaataagtaactaGGCGACTGTGCTTCGCTGGCTTCTGATAAtgattaattagtttaaaaaaaattgtgaaaattAGCTTTTTGTCAGATATTCTATATAGacaaacataaaagaaaaaacctattctgattaaaaaaatataacccaAATGTTTAGAACCGTTTCCAAGatacaagaaatatatatacatgtacaagacttatttaatattttgctcaatattaaataagaatattagtaatGTTGAAAAAGTATAATTCTTAATATACATGGTGTTATGAAAAGGTGTAAGTTCGTAGCATACGTGCTTGCTCCGCGCATGCGTCGCTCGGTGAAATCACAGTAAGTGGGTTGGAGAAAGAATCTCGGCGGCAGGTAGCGTCAGCATAAACAGTTAAACGATGATTTGCCAGatcttttatattactttttacctataaattttcatttatattttttgatagtcGTTTGcggtatataaatttaatgtaataaatatatcgatttataatatcattcCTCGGTTTAGACAACCCATTTGTCAAATTTCTTGACTAACGATTGAAACGTCAAATCAGGacaatcaaacaaacaaattcactttcacatttataatgacACTTTTTACGCCGTTCACACCGCTACGGAGTTCATAATAATGGtgtcataaaaaagtaaataaatatgttcaagTTAATATAATCTATAGAACTATTTCTGCCTAATTAAATGTCAATTTCGTTATCAATATtaacaacattatataaatcatcGCATCGTTGGTATTTTGATGAATTGTATAAGTGAGGTTTGAAATATTTCTATGTATATACGCTCTAACAGCCTAGATCTtactccggtcgtgtcggattgccatcttATCGGATTATGACggttagggaacagagagttTGCATATATTCACATGTATAGTTCTATAGTGCTCTGTCATAGTAGACAATTAAGGATATTACATTACTTTAAGCTTATAAGCTACTACtagccgtgtggtgacggcgacgaatatcaccaccccatctcatcccgtggggggcgtagaagtcgacccgagggaatatacaccagagaacgggcagcagcgtctctctgagtattatgactaacttactgcgatcgccaacccgtctgctaagcatggcgattatggcatatcccctcaatgattcgcgcaactaaaccacggcccctagtccccggcagccctgcgtcgcgggaagccgttggatgcgggcagcgcaagatcggccaacgtggaaatccttgggggaggtctttgtccagcagtggacgtcttgccgctgatatgatgatgaagatgaagcttataaagttataatcttcatagtttaattaaaataacataaaatataagacCAATTTAAAAACCCGACAGacgctcaaagaaacaaaaaataatctacagttcattttattctatttgtaattatacgaataaattatataaatcgatTAAAAGTACTGAGTCAATTGCGCATAAATCTTTAAGTTGGTACTAAGCAATTCTGTCTGAGTTTTCATAATCATTgaacataaaactaatatatcggtctctcattaaaatttttttattcagtaaTTTATCAagctttagattttattaatacaatcgACGGCAAGAAAGTCACagatcaaattataattttttttcgaaattgttattggtaacaaaaataatgatgACAATTTTTTCTATCTCTATCTATACGCGTGCGTGCAAGGTCTCGTTTATATATGAGCTTGTGTGCGCTCGTTTTCTCTGTGTGCCCTGCACCTGTCGCGAAAAGGCAATTCGTTGTGTGTACATTATGGCTATTTTCACATCCGACTTTCTTCCGAGACGCTCGGGAATCGCCGACTGTGTGAACCGTGAATCTTTCTCTTCGTCGTTCGCACCTTTGTTTGATCTGATGTCTCGTGTGACACACTTCTTAAACTTTTAGTGAGATATTTGATACGAGCTCATTATGTATTGATTTTGAAAGTGTTTTAAGGTTTGGTGAAATGATGGACAACAGTttatcattaacaaaaaaatctccatttattttacattaatttacaatttacttataatgaaaaaaacctctcgaaaatataacatttttcctTATGAAATACGCGATTATCGTTAAAGTGAATCAATACACtatcaaataaatttcttaacatatacaatttaaacaGATTGcaataaatgttatcaaaacGTCATCCGAAGGCACAAAATCTTACTCATTTGATAGTACATCGATTTTCTTAGATACGCTAGAATGGACAGAaggatttacaataaaattacaaaattatagttacaaataaatacttagAAACTATGTCACTTAATTCTAAAAAAGGTACTTTATTACGTCTACAAACGCTGTAGGAAACGCTGCGTGTGAAACACGaaaatctaatattaataatttattgaaatagatcaaattcatataacatttttatacaattattttaaaattataaatcaccTTCACactgtattatgtatttttataagcgTTTCACAACCGCGCGTTTAGCCCACAGTGAGTAGCACGGCTTAATCGCCTATTTAGGGCCGTAAGGATTTCGTCCTGTATCGCCCTAAGCTTCATTTGCAGACGCTcgcaatgtttaaaataattaattatatttatgaaatgtatataatggaATGTTTGtaaggttataaatatataaaatcttgcTTGTCATGGATATTTCTcaagtatataatgtaatatggaAGCCTTGGATTTATTGGAGtcgatatttgtttaatttttgctcttaagtatttatatattaaaaattaccatatttatcttaaatgaaCCGGCACTAGAAAAggtttagttaataaaaaaatatgataataaatataggaAACTTATTCGTTCATTATTTAAGAATACATTACCTTTTATTCATctgaaaatattcttaataacttCTTTGACGTCAACTACAATGTAACAACTAAATAAATCAATGctagtatttaaatatgttacaaaatatatggAAAACTGAATGAGAAATGTTCAGCGCTATTTGTGaatgttacgaaaatattttattttattatcgctttgaatattatgttattCAGTAACTCATATTACATGAGCCCTTCATAGTAAATATTACGCAACAACGGATCGCTGTTATTAGAACATCGGGTTGAGTTTTTCTCCATCCGCTTCCCGGACGCGTCGAGTTCCGCTCGCGTGCGCCTGCGCACCGCGAAGGATTCTTAGCGTTTTTTCACGATTTCGGGATTTTGTCGGAATTTTAATAGATGATGTGTCattgtagtttattaaatattatgaattattataatttagcatGCAATTACGATTAGTGAGGAAAATGAAATTGTGTTAACTTAATAATGTTGGAAGAAGtctcttaaaaatttaaatgtattatttattaattttttaatttattgattagatATCTGACATTCAAATTGATGGTATTGTTACTTAACTTTCACTCTTAATTTTAGTCTTTTAGACTTTTCGTTACGGTACTAAAATCATTACATTGAAACCAAATTTACAGAACGAAACCTAACCACGGTAAAAaaagattcttttaaattttgtttgtacCTTCGTACAGTTAATATGGCCTATCTGTTTAAACATTGCGTTACTTCttccgaataataataattgttagcaattaattaataatgttatacttGTGACGTGTTAAAATACGATTTGGGGTTTTCGCGTtagtaaagttaaatataagaatGCTATAAAATATCGTAATAGTAAGAATCGCTGTTAGATTAGCCTCATTTGCTTTGTCTCTTCATTATACAAGTACCTAAAACTATACATTATAAAGCTAATCATTAGTTTGACTATAAATAGGTAATCGGAGTAAGTATTCACACAAACGaagacaattattaataatgggGAAAGTCGCGAGTACACATTACTGTGCTCACGTTCCGTGGAGAATCGACTATTATCTGTCATGTGCGAGATAATGATTTATAAACGTACAATAAACGAACGAGCTAAAGAAATCGCTCGTGAAAGACTAAACACTGTAATGAACGATTACAAGACGTCAAATAAACATTCGCTacgttatgataatataaacaatattatctacatcaaaataaatttgaagaaCTTAAAACTAGTTAACATTGCACTTGTCCTTAGGAGGAGTGTTAATCTACAGGGTTATAATACGTGAACATCGTTCTTAACTAAGTTAAAAGACAATGATGCCGATGTAATAGAAATCATATACAAATAACCTAACATGAGATTCTAAAGAGGCACCACACACGTATATGTTCGTCCACACAACACTCACGCACACAACTACGAGCTATAGAAATGCTTCATTTTGAGCTGGCGATGTAGGAGCCGACTGCTCCTAGTCCCGCCCGATCCGCTTGTGGATTTGTTGGTGCTTAATCAAATGCGCTTTCTGACGAAAGGCTTTCGCACACACATCGCATCTGAAAGGTTTTTCGCCCGTGTGCGTGCGAAGATGTACCTTTATATTAGATTTGTTCAAGAACCCCCTGTTACAAATTCCACAACGATGAACCGGTTTCTCCTTGCCAAGTAGACCACTCAACTCGGCTGATGTGGCAGATGCAAATGCTAGTGAACTTCCGTGAAGACTGCCTCCGTTACTAGATTGTTTTGCCTTCGCTCGACTTCGCTTGCTCTTATTTGATGGAGTTACTGTCGTCGTGTGAGCGTGAGGATAGCCTAATAGTCTTTCTGGACTACAAAGGCCGTCTGGTTTTAGACCAAGAGCATAATGGGGTGCGTAACGACCGTTGAGAAGGCCGCCGACTCCATCAGTAGTCGACACAGCGTTGCCGGGAGGTGATGATGTCGATATCACGTCCATGCCGTAACTTGTCGAGCTTGGCGCTTCTTGTTTAACCGGGGGACCGTTTTGTAATCTATTTTGGAGCAACGGCATGTAGCTATGCGACAAAAGTGATTGAAGCGTTGAACCCGCTTGTCCCAAATTCTTTTGAATAAATTCCTGAGTTTTTGTGAAATCTTGGCTAGATTTGCATGGATAATCTAAGCTAGACTGGTGACTGGATTGTGATGGTGGTGGGGAACTTGGAAGGCCGAACTCGGATAAATCTTGCGGTACTATTTTATCTCCATGTTGACTGTAAGCGCCAGCTATCCATGCGTCGATGTCCATCCAGCTGTCTCTAGAATCATTTCTCTCTGGGTCCTCTGGTTGAGATGGAACCGTCGTATCGGCAATAGCGGATCCGATTATCGCCGCAATATCTTCTATAGAGCTTATGTCATACATATCTTGTTTGGTGTTATCGTCGAATATTTTTGTGGGTGGTGAACAAGACTTAGCACAAGAGTCAGCAACGCTCGGCACCGATGATTCAGGAAACGGCTTTGTATCAGGCACGTCAAGAGGAAACGGTTTCACGTCTTCTAAATCTGGAGGCTCGGATTCAGCCGCACATGTTGATGATGAGACGACGTCGTGGTCTGTACCGTATCCGCTTTGCGTGGGGTAATTGTTATTCTCCTCTGGAAGACGTTGCGCGATGGCATGAAAGTGGTGGCCTGAGATGCCGTTGATGGACAGATGACCGGTGTAGCCGGTGAAAGGAGGGAGAGGCTTAAGCTCTGCGAGCGGAGGGGGCGCTAGTAGTGAATCGAGGAGCTCGTGGCAGGGCGGAGAAGAGGTGTCCAGCTTCGGATCGAGCCAACAAGCGCCCAGAAGTAGCTCGTCGCCGCCGGGCCCGCCACCTGCCACGCCCGTACACTTCATGCCGCGCCTCACCGCAACGCCAGAGCCAAGAGACACCCCGCCACCGCCATACTTGGACGCCGCCACCCTGCCGCGCTGTCTGTAAAGGAAAACacgtatattattaatgttgtaATTTATATGTAGGTTAGTCGAATACGAAATCAAGATATTGGCGCTAAATAATCGTTTCCATTTTGCCGGCGCGCGCGCCGCTCCGCTTCACTAGCTATCGGTGTTGCTACGATAGTGACTGCTTACTAGTTTTATTTCATTCGCATACTAAGAGACTGATTTACGTTATTTCCTTGCAAAATAGCCCAATTTTGTAAGTTATATTTTGTCAAACATAATCATTGTCAAGCTGATAAGAATTAGAGATGAAACGATACTgttctatatattaaaagtcACGCCTATTTTctcaaaatataatgaaatatctaACTTTAGCTGTAATTACATTCCCGCTATGTATATAGCATCGCTTCTTTTGCATGGAATTCGtacaacttatttaaataagtccTTTAGCCCTGATTAATCAGGGTAAAAAATAGCATATAAAAAGTAGCATTTAATATCTTTCTAATGAATTAGCGTGTCAAACATTACAGTTGAATTAGGACTTAACGTTcaagtttttaatgttaataaagaaATACTATTTGTATAGTTAATTAAGCAGATTGCTATCGATGAGCAGACGGATAGCCGTATGCGCGATGCATTCAGCGATCCACTTCACGAGTATATCTAAACATGCACAATTAACCGAGTTATTCGAGTTAGCTGACCGTGTTCTTTGTAACAGCTAAACAGTAGTGAAAATAGATTAAGATTAATACGTAAATTTCAAATgcataaattgtttaataagatgtaatttataagaaaatattatacgttttaactatttctttaaaaatgttttgctgatgattatttgtgttttttgtgTTACAAAGTAGTTGATTTATTTAACCGAAGATTATAGTTCAAATCTAAAAGAACTCTTGGGTTATCATGCGCTTACTTGTGATCGTAATTTATTTCACGCAAAGGATAGgctcgtgaggaaaccggcatgtttCGGATGTAAATTTGCTACATTGCCTGAAGAGTTCATTGAAACACACCtctgttttttgttaatttcaaGGCTATTAATGCATATCGTTTTACAGAAAAGAAAGATGTACTAATTTTGTGTTAAACAAAATACGAGTTTtgtgatttatttgaaaagaaaaatataatttcatggTCTACGGAAACaagctaattattttattttacatattcttAAAGTACAtagtgacaatttttttttaaagtagacGAGCTGCTATTTCTTCTGATGGTTAGTTTTTACTTAATAGTATTCTTAGTAGTACTTAGTGGTAGTATCTTCGCCATGTAAACTGTCACTTCAAGAAACATAAACTAACACTGTCAATGCACAACCAACGATCGGACTTAAGGTGTTACATcagtagttattttaattacgcTGCCTAATAATGGATTTAGAATTATCACcgacagtatatttataaatgatctcGTGATTAAAATGCAACAATTTTTATGACTATGTCTATCatatacgtacttatatattataagtgtattATCGATATATACCAAAACTTATcggttttgttttgtaatttttacatttacataacaaagttttacataatatattaagcaatttttttatacgaaaaaaacaaaaaagtattaacattatataaataatcgtaGCATACAGAATCTTTTTAACTAATCATGGTTCATTTCACATATTAAAACTATTGTCAAATAAATGTACACCTCCCGTTGTAATCGACGTTGCCTAGTCCAGTTTATTGTGTGTAGTTGTAACACGCACACTGTCGCAATATTAATAGCGGCACGCAATAATTTGCAATCTGTGTAAAAAATAAGTTCGCTTATAATAAAGATTTGTCTCGGCTTCCGAATCGGCCTTGGGGTGTTTTTCGTAAATCGTTTAGTTCATAAAGGCGATTGCGCGGGTCGTTGGCCCGTAGCGAGTGGcgaaattggaaaaaaaatttaaatggaatCGATTGCGTTCCAAACGCGACTGCagtgaaaatgtattttttcttgagaaaaatatgtaaaaattgaatttttattattaattctaataatttaactgttttaaattatttttatatagttcataagtttaataaaatattgtaaaatctaTTAGAATCGGCTTAATATTATGATCACTGAtgatttataagtatgtatgtctGTCATAGATGTACAATCTATCGggatatttcttataaatgaaCTACC belongs to Nymphalis io chromosome 2, ilAglIoxx1.1, whole genome shotgun sequence and includes:
- the LOC126776653 gene encoding ichor; its protein translation is MPENNIRQRGRVAASKYGGGGVSLGSGVAVRRGMKCTGVAGGGPGGDELLLGACWLDPKLDTSSPPCHELLDSLLAPPPLAELKPLPPFTGYTGHLSINGISGHHFHAIAQRLPEENNNYPTQSGYGTDHDVVSSSTCAAESEPPDLEDVKPFPLDVPDTKPFPESSVPSVADSCAKSCSPPTKIFDDNTKQDMYDISSIEDIAAIIGSAIADTTVPSQPEDPERNDSRDSWMDIDAWIAGAYSQHGDKIVPQDLSEFGLPSSPPPSQSSHQSSLDYPCKSSQDFTKTQEFIQKNLGQAGSTLQSLLSHSYMPLLQNRLQNGPPVKQEAPSSTSYGMDVISTSSPPGNAVSTTDGVGGLLNGRYAPHYALGLKPDGLCSPERLLGYPHAHTTTVTPSNKSKRSRAKAKQSSNGGSLHGSSLAFASATSAELSGLLGKEKPVHRCGICNRGFLNKSNIKVHLRTHTGEKPFRCDVCAKAFRQKAHLIKHQQIHKRIGRD